In the genome of Montipora foliosa isolate CH-2021 chromosome 3, ASM3666993v2, whole genome shotgun sequence, one region contains:
- the LOC137997068 gene encoding uncharacterized protein: protein MATAPEYTEEQLNYFRICFVIVDVISEGLRTVFKQEWDNCYKATLGEWKDKPINGLDFKHQETLENQKRNAHLLDTMLNGNTTEWDCPELFYAILYSDSIGRNLNARVKSSVDNLRKFRNEEFAHLSQSSLKESDFQIALATVQDAFQVLGLDTQRIHEIRNKMNFATNELTRVLQQVEDFKVSLKEAVKQLKVLEEQSLSEVSSFCILPTKPSHDVTRRDHEVAEMMQLLKQLKEANKSQLTCLYISGNPGSGKSQLAGLVAEQLFQESQQMSDMAASFFVMTLNAETIDSLLASYVSFARLLKCAEYAITNTLSEKDLTTEKKIANMKSVIGTKVGLYSSWLLVVDNVVSLSQMKDFLPQAGNKQWQKGQMLITSQDTESIPPESSVINRISLSKGMMPSDATCLLANLSGIADDEITKDVARELDYRPLALASAATFLKQVRGSSPSFGWKDYLEKHELCQREKTEAFLPEINPCYAKSMTAAISLAVDNAMSSDMILNHAFNLISICAQQPLKLEILVNYILEQKKKSDPNTKGDLEDKDIIISKICNSSLLLNEVDNSGIFIRVHQGVRCVINSRVRKYSETQRFEMIDGSIRSFYKLTEDELPEELDSIFDSFHLVPHLKYLIKEVENAFNVKNILDATSVELEDTSRYLNRLSQICCFHCDPKVAKRFCDVALKLIEHRGVSRTNDEVAASVNTRMGKIHHAMGELQEAKAYYETCMTIHEHEEGHLDAANSYNNMATLLYDLGELQQAKEYFERALAIRTQTLGPQHVNVADSYNNLAIVLSDQGDLQQAKEYHERALAIEIENLGFQHVNAAKSCTLLSILHHQQGELKQARELLERALAIQIENLGSQHVDVANSYRNLANLFSDQGELPHAKEYHELALAVLIQNLGSQHTNVAYSYSDLATVLKNQGELQKAKEYYHRAHAILIQNLGSQHVDVAQSCTNLAAVLSDQGELQQAKDHFERALAIRIQTLGPQHLQVASSYHNMATVLRYQGELQQAKENHERAIAIRIQNLGPQHGDVADSYNDLAAVLSDQGELEQAKGYHERALAIRIQNLGSQHVYVADSYSNLGTLLGVQGELQQSKEYLELALGIRIHNLGSQHLNVAESYYNLATALYAKDEFQQAKEYFERALAIQTQHLGSQHVQVARSYNNLGNVVGVLGNLQQAKEYHERALAITIHNFGSQHVKVADSYSNVALLLHGQGELQQAKEHFERALAIRVQNLGSQHMDVAKCCYNMAYLLHDKGDQDQAKEYCDRALAIFCKSLENNHPKVIRVQILRVSIEKKKRERYAKICNVECPNLKF, encoded by the exons ATGGCCACAGCACCGGAATATACCGAGGAACAACTAAACTACTTCaggatctgttttgtcattgttgATGTTATTAGCGAAGGTCTGCGTACAGTTTTCAAGCAAGAATGGGATAACTGCTACAAGGCAACACTTGGAGAATGGAAAGATAAACCCATTAATGGACTGGACTTCAAACACCAGGAGACGCTGGAAAATCAGAAGAGAAACGCACACCTATTAGACACGATGCTAAACGGAAATACAACTGAATGGGATTGCCCAGAACTATTCTACGCTATTCTATACTCTGATTCTATTGGTCGCAATCTCAACGCTAGGGTCAAGTCAAGCGTTGATAATTTGAGAAAGTTTCGAAACGAGGAATTTGCTCATTTATCGCAAAGTAGCCTCAAGGAATCCGATTTTCAAATTGCCTTAGCTACGGTGCAAGATGCATTTCAAGTTCTTGGCCTCGACACTCAACGAATACATGaaataagaaacaaaatgaattttGCGACCAACGAGTTAACACGCGTCTTGCAACAAGTTGAAGACTTCAAAGTAAGTCTGAAAGAAGCTGTAAAGCAACTAAAGGTACTCGAGGaacaatcattgagtgaagtctCCTCCTTTTGTATTCTCCCTACCAAGCCATCACACGATGTTACCAGACGAGATCACGAAGTTGCTGAAATGATGCAACTGTTAAAGCAACTAAAAGAAGCTAACAAGAGTCAGCTAACTTGCCTTTATATCTCAGGTAACCCTGGGAGTGGCAAATCGCAATTGGCCGGTCTTGTTGCAGAGCAATTATTCCAGGAAAGCCAACAAATGTCAGACATGGCAGCTTCATTTTTTGTGATGACACTAAATGCTGAAACCATTGATTCACTATTGGCATCTTACGTCTCTTTTGCACGGCTTTTGAAGTGTGCGGAGTATGCAATAACAAACACTCTGAGCGAAAAAGATCTGACGACTGAGAAGAAGATAGCCAACATGAAGTCTGTGATTGGTACCAAAGTGGGGCTTTATTCGTCGTGGCTGTTGGTAGTTGATAATGTTGTCAGCTTATCGCAGATGAAAGATTTTTTGCCACAAGCGGGAAACAAGCAATGGCAAAAAGGTCAAATGCTGATCACATCTCAAGACACTGAGTCAATACCCCCAGAAAGTTCAGTCATTAATCGCATCTCTTTGAGCAAAGGCATGATGCCATCAGATGCCACTTGCTTGTTAGCCAACCTTTCTGGCATCGCTGACGATGAAATCACTAAAGACGTTGCACGCGAATTAGATTATCGACCTCTGGCCTTAGCAAGCGCTGCCACGTTTTTAAAACAAGTTCGGGGATCATCACCGAGTTTTGGTTGGAAAGACTACCTGGAGAAACACGAACTTTGTCAGCGAGAAAAAACCGAAGCTTTTCTCCCCGAAATTAACCCATGCTATGCAAAGTCTATGACGGCTGCCATTTCTTTAGCAGTGGATAACGCCATGTCTTCAGACATGATCTTGAACCACGCATTCAATTTGATTTCTATTTGTGCTCAACAACCATTGAAGCTTGAAATTTTGGTAAACTACATTCTGGAGCAGAAGAAGAAAAGCGACCCGAACACAAAAGGCGATCTTGAAGATAAAGACATCATCATTTCAAAGATTTGTAACAGCTCCCTACTGTTAAATGAAGTAGACAACAGTGGCATTTTCATTCGCGTTCACCAAGGCGTACGATGTGTTATAAACAGTAGAGTGCGAAAATATTCTGAGACGCAACGTTTTGAAATGATTGATGGGTCCATTCGGTCATTTTACAAGTTAACAGAGGACGAGCTTCCAGAAGAGTTAGATTCTATTTTTGATAGTTTTCACTTGGTACCGCATTTAAAGTACTTGATCAAAGAAGTTGAAAACGCATTCAATGTAAAAAACATCCTTGATGCGACAAGTGTAGAATTAGAGGATACCTCGAGGTACCTTAATAGGCTTAgccaaatttgttgttttcattgtgaTCCTAAAGTTGCGAAACGATTCTGCGATGTAGCCTTAAAGTTAATTGAGCATCGTGGTGTATCCAGAACAAATGATGAAGTTGCCGCATCGGTCAACACTAGAATGGGCAAAATCCATCATGCAATGGGCGAGCTACAAGAGGCAAAGGCATATTATGAGACTTGTATGACCATTCACGAGCATGAAGAAGGACACCTTGATGCCGCAAACTCCTACAACAACATGGCAACTCTACTTTATGACTTAGGTGAACTTCAGCAAGCGAAGGAGTATTTCGAGCGCGCTCTTGCTATTCGAACACAAACTTTAGGACCCCAGCATGTTAATGTCGCAGATAGTTACAACAACCTTGCGATTGTGCTCAGTGACCAAGGTGACCTGCAGCAAGCAAAGGAGTATCATGAGCGGGCTCTTGccattgaaattgaaaatttaggATTCCAGCATGTGAATGCCGCGAAGAGTTGCACCCTTCTGTCTATTTTACACCATCAACAAGGTGAATTAAAGCAAGCAAGAGAGCTTCTggagcgtgctcttgctattcagATAGAGAATTTAGGATCCCAGCATGTGGATGTTGCAAATAGTTACCGCAATCTAGCGAATCTATTCAGTGACCAAGGTGAGCTGCCACATGCAAAGGAATATCATGAACTCGCTCTTGCTGTGCTAATACAGAATTTAGGATCCCAGCATACAAATGTAGCATACAGTTACAGCGATCTGGCCACTGTGCTCAAGAACCAAGGTGAACTACAGAAAGCGAAGGAGTATTATCACCGCGCTCACGCTATACTGATACAAAATTTAGGATCGCAGCATGTGGATGTCGCACAGAGTTGCACCAATCTGGCTGCTGTACTCAGTGACCAAGGTGAACTGCAGCAAGCAAAGGATCATTTTGAGCGCGCTCTTGCcattcggatacaaacgctagGACCACAACATTTGCAGGTCGCATCCAGCTATCATAATATGGCTACTGTACTCAGGTACCAAGGTGAACTGCAGCAAGCAAAGGAAAATCATGAGCGTGCCATTGCGATTCGGATACAGAATTTAGGACCTCAGCATGGGGATGTCGCAGATAGTTACAACGATCTTGCTGCTGTACTCAGTGACCAAGGTGAACTTGAACAAGCAAAGGGGTATCATGAGCGCGCTCTTGCTATTCGGATTCAAAATTTAGGATCCCAGCATGTGTACGTTGCAGATAGTTACAGCAATCTGGGGACTTTGCTTGGTGTTCAAGGTGAACTGCAGCAATCAAAGGAGTATCTTGAACTTGCTCTTGGTATTCGAATACATAATTTGGGATCCCAGCACCTGAATGTTGCCGAAAGTTACTACAATCTGGCCACAGCACTCTATGCCAAAGATGAATTTCAGCAAGCAAAGGAATATTTTGAGCGCGCTCTTGCTATTCAGACACAACATTTAGGATCCCAGCATGTACAAGTCGCAAGAAGTTACAACAATCTGGGAAACGTTGTCGGTGTACTGGGTAATCTGCAGCAAGCGAAGGAGTATCACGAGCGCGCTCTTGCTATAACAATACATAATTTTGGATCCCAGCATGTCAAAGTCGCAGATAGTTACAGCAATGTGGCTCTTTTACTGCATGGCCAAGGTGAACTACAGCAAGCAAAGGAACATTTTGAGCGCGCTCTCGCTATTCGCGTTCAAAATTTAGGATCCCAGCATATGGATGTCGCGAAATGTTGCTACAATATGGCATATCTACTCCATGACAAGGGCGACCAGGATCAAGCAAAGGAATATTGCGATCGTGCATTGGCCATCTTTTGCAAAAGCCTCGAAAACAATCATCCCAAAGTTATAAGAGTTCAAATCCTGCGCGTGTCGATTGagaagaagaaaagagaacGTTACGCTAAAA TCTGCAACGTGGAATGTCCAAATCTCAAGTTCTAA